In the genome of Plasmodium knowlesi strain H genome assembly, contig: PKNH_00_108, whole genome shotgun sequence, the window tatatatatatatatatatatatatatatatatatttataggAGGATGTGTGGAAGGAAGTTCCAAAGGAGATTAAGGCACTTGCCGAAGGCactaataaaaataaaaggaaggaagtggaagataAAAACTACTGTAACGGTCTCtcggaagggaaaggaaaggatgcTTGCAtccttatagcagcaggattaaaaaacctcTATGACATCAACGAGAGCGATGCCGTCGATGTATCGTTCCAAAGAACGATGCagtgtgttttattaaatgccattGCAGACAGATTAGAGGACGAAAAATTTCCCTGTACGGATGAGAAGAATGTAAAGAAGGGGATAGAACATGCTTTCGGGAAGATTGATAATATTATGAATGGCAGTAAGTGCAGTGGTaatgataaatgttttaagTGTCCCAGGGTTAAGAACTATGATAATTGCGAAATTAAAACAGATGGGGGTAGCGAAGAGAAGTtaaaggacaaaattaacCCGAAGGTGGAAGCAGAATATAATGAAGATAGCACTACTAGTACTAGTCCCTTATCGAAGAAATCTCTAACTAcgaccatatgtaagtagaaataacacaactaacatactaacaccacaaaatgttggtactaatggtacca includes:
- a CDS encoding SICAvar, type I (fragment), translated to EDVWKEVPKEIKALAEGTNKNKRKEVEDKNYCNGLSEGKGKDACILIAAGLKNLYDINESDAVDVSFQRTMQCVLLNAIADRLEDEKFPCTDEKNVKKGIEHAFGKIDNIMNGSKCSGNDKCFKCPRVKNYDNCEIKTDGGSEEKLKDKINPKVEAEYNEDSTTSTSPLSKKSLTTTICK